The proteins below are encoded in one region of Brassica napus cultivar Da-Ae chromosome A6, Da-Ae, whole genome shotgun sequence:
- the LOC111199967 gene encoding uncharacterized protein LOC111199967 produces MHLRGNGLLETINSSKTVSDEKKAKAMIFLRHHIHDGLKDEYITKEDPCDLWKSLKERFDHQKYVILPKAKHEWIHLRFQDYKSVSEFNSAMFGITSRMMLCEEKISDYDMIEKTLSTFHPENVILQQQYRVSGYTRYSELMQVLLVAEKNNQLVTLNHQARPTGSAPFPEANVASSSYDNRSGRGRGRGGNRYHDFLVEPESIDE; encoded by the exons ATGCACCTGAGAGGAAACGGGCTTTTGGAAACCATCAATAGTTCAAAAACGGTGTCGGATGAGAAAAAGGCTAAAGCCATGATATTTTTACGACACCACATCCATGATGGTTTAAAGGATGAATATATTACGAAagaggatccttgtgacctcTGGAAATCTTTAAAAGAGAGGTTCGATCACCAGAAATATGTGATCTTACCGAAAGCTAAACACGAGTGGATCCATCTCCGGTTCCAGGATTACAAAAGTGTTAGTGAGTTTAATTCCGCGATGTTCGGAATTACTTCGAGGATGATGTTATGTGAAGAGAAAATAAGTGATTATGATATGATCGAGAAAACTCTCTCCACGTTCCATCCTGAAAATGTAATCCTGCAACAACAATACCGAGTAAGTGGATATACCCGTTACTCGGAGTTGATGCAAGTCCTCCTTGTAGCGGAGAAAAATAATCAACTCGTGACTTTAAACCATCAAGCTCGTCCCACTGGATCTGCTCCATTCCCTGAAGCGAATGTTGCATCATCCAGTTATGATAATAGGAGTGGACGAGGTCGTGGACGTGGTGGAAACCGTTATcatg ACTTTCTGGTTGAGCCAGAGAGTATCGATGAGTGA